The genomic region CAGCCGGCTCGGAATCCTGTTGCGCTGGCTGGAAGAATTCCAGCCGGACGTGGTGGGCCTCCAGGAGCTGAAGACGATCGACGATAAATTTCCGTCGGACGAGCTCGAGGCCGCCGGCTATTCGGCAATCTGGCACGGGCAGAAGAGCTGGAACGGGGTCGCGCTGCTCAGCCGTGTCGGCGAGCTCCATGAGACCCGCCGTTGCCTTCCCGGCGATCCCGACATGGACCAGAGTCGCTACATCGAGGCGGCGGTCTGCGGGATCCTGATCGGCAACATGTATGCGCCCAACGGGAATCCGTGGCCGGGCCCGAAGTTCGACTACAAGCTCGCCTGGCTCGACCGCCTGTTCGACCATGCGAAGGAGCTGATCGACAATGACGTGCCCGCGATCCTGATGGGCGACTATAACGTCATCCCGACCGACTTCGACGTCTACAAGCCGGAGCGTTGGGCAAAGGACGCACTGTTCTCACCCGAGGCGCGGGAGAAATATGCGAAGCTCGTCGCGCAGGGATGGACCGACGCCCTTCGCGAACTCCATCCCGGCGAGCCGATGTACACCTTTTGGCACTACTGGCGCCGCTCGTTCGAGCGCGACGCGGGGATCCGCATCGACCATGCGCTGGTGAGTCCGGCATTGGCGCCCAAGCTAAAGGCTGCAGGCGTGGACCGCACCCCGCGCGGCTGGGAGAAGACCAGCGACCATGCGCCGATGTGGGTGGAGGTGGAGGTTTGAGGGCGACGGGGCACCGTCCTCGCCAGTGCCCCGCACTGGCTGCGGGCGGTGCCGGATGCAGGATTCGAACCCGCGACCTTCGGTTTACAAAACCGCTGCTCTACCAACTGAGCTAATCCGGCCCAAAGCGCACTAACACTCGCGCATTTGGGTCAAAGGATGCCGAAGGTCCAGCCTTCGGTTCGCGCAATGTCGGCGGTGAGGCCGTGCGGCGCGAAGGCGCGAGGCTCGCTGCTGGCAAGCTCGCGCATTCCCGCAGCCGTCACCAGAGCGTCGGTCTGGTGGTCGTTCGGCTCGAAGCGGAGCCGCGCCGGTTTGCTTCCCAAGCCCAAGAGCGCTTCGTTGAGTGCCTCTCGCGTTCGAAGCTTGGTCCCCGGCATTCCGGCGCGGCGGAGGTAGATCCGCGTATAGATCTCGACCACCGCGCTGCCGCGCTCGGGGAGGGGGTCCATCGGCCAGATCGCGACCTTGCCGTCGATCCGATGGAGAAGCCGCATCCCCGAAAAGCTCGCCTTCGCCACCTGTGCCGCGCCGATCGCATCGAAGGCGCTGGCGGTCTTTCGGCCGCCCTGCCGGTTGAGCTGCTGGTCGCACAGGCGAAAGCGCATGAAGTCCGCCTTCACCCCGTCGGCGATGCCGAAATAGAAGTGCGGCCGGTGCACGTGCTCGAGGAAGCTTGCCGCACCGAGATCCTCGTCGTCGCTCTTCTCGTCCACATAGGCCCAAAGGCCGCGGGCCGTTTTCGGGACTCCAGCCTCGCCGGGCAGATAGTCGCCTCGCTCGAGGAACGGCGCGGCAAAGCTGAAGTCGAAACCGAAGAGGGTCGGCTCCTTTTCGGCCCGCCGAAGCAGCCACTTAAGCACCTCCTCGCGCGACCAGACCTGCCCGGGGCGGACCAGCCTCGGCGGCGCATCTCCGCGCGCCTCGGCTATGGCGATGCCCTTGTGCCTTTTGCCCTTCGCGCCCGACCAGTCGATCGCGACATAGGCTTGGAAGTGCGGCTTCACACCAGCGGCGGCTGGCGCTCGTCCTCTTCATCGGCGGCGCTGCTGCGTTCGATCCGGGGCGGGCGCGGTGCGCGCGTGCGGGGAGGCGAATTCTCGTCCACGTAGCGCTCCAGCATCCGAGCGGCCGCATCGCGTCCGCCGAGGCCGAAGGCCAGCGCCACGGCGACCGCCGCCGAGCCGAGGATCAACCCGAAGGCGAGGATGACGATCTGGTCGGCGAGGCCCATGAAGGTAAGGCCGATCGCGGTGAACAGAGCGATGATCGCATATTTGACGATCTCCTCGGCGTAGCTGCCTTCGCCGGTGGAGCTTCCGACCAGTCCGGCGATGATCCGCGCCAGGAAGATTCCCGACACGATGATCAAGGTGCCGAAGATCACCTTGCCGCCAAGCTCGGTGATCTGGGCGAGGAAGATCGCGACAGTTCCGCCGCCGAGTTGCTGAGCAGCCTCGATCGCCGCGCCGAGCATCACCGCGATGAAGGCGATGTTGGCGACGATCCGGGACGGACTGCTCGCCGCCGGCAGGATGCCGGTCGACCGGATCGCATTGTCGAAGCCTGTCGGCGGAAGGATCCCTTCGATGATCGTCTTGATGAACCGCGCGAGGATGAAGGCGATTCCGAGCCACAGTGCTGCAGTGAGGATGTGCGGGATCGCCGTCAGCACCTCGTTGAGCATGTTGGTCGCCGGGACCGAGATCGCCTCGATATCCAGGACGTTGAGGGCCGCGATGGCCGCTGGGATGATAATGAGCGCGTAGAGAAGGATGCCGGCGGCTCGGGCGAGGGTGGCGCGCGTGGCTCCTGGAGCAGCGCCCGGAGGGACGGCTTCGGGGTCGGCGCGAACGGTGCCGCTGGTGTCTCCGATTCCGATCCGCGCCAACAACCCGTCGACGTTGGCCGCGATCAGCACTGTCTCCGTCAGCTGGCGGACGATGCGGGCGACGATCAGGCCGACGAAGAAGATCAGGCCGGCGCCGATCAGCTTGGGCAGGAAGGTGAAGATCTGGGTGACGAGCGCGTTTATCGGCTCGAGGATCTGTCCGACGCCCAGATAATTCAGCGCAGCCATGATTCCGACCAGCCAGATGATCAGCTTGGCGATGGTGCCGAGCTGGTGGCCGACGGTTTCCTTCGGCCCGCCGGTGACATGCTTCTGAAGCGCGGGGATTCGGTCGATCGCCTTCTGCAGCGCCCATTTGACCGCCCGTGCAACCACCCATGTGGCGACAAGGATCAGAAGCGCGATCAGGACCTTGGGGCCCCAATAGACAAGCTGGCCCTGCCAATAACCGTTCGCCCTGGCCATATCGTACATGCGCTTCAGCTCCCCTGTTTCAGGATGACTTCGAATTTAGCTCTTTGCGCCGTTCGGCCCAATATTCCAGCCGCTCACGAACGCGCGCCTCGAAGCCTCGGTCCGTCGGGCGGTAAAATTCCTGGGGCTCCAGTTCGTCCGGCCAGTAATTCGCGCCCGAGAATCCTTCCTCGGCATCGTGATCGTAGGCATAGCCCTTGCCGTAGCCGATATCCTTCATCAGCTTGGTGGGTGCATTGAGGATG from Sphingomonas anseongensis harbors:
- a CDS encoding mechanosensitive ion channel, which codes for MYDMARANGYWQGQLVYWGPKVLIALLILVATWVVARAVKWALQKAIDRIPALQKHVTGGPKETVGHQLGTIAKLIIWLVGIMAALNYLGVGQILEPINALVTQIFTFLPKLIGAGLIFFVGLIVARIVRQLTETVLIAANVDGLLARIGIGDTSGTVRADPEAVPPGAAPGATRATLARAAGILLYALIIIPAAIAALNVLDIEAISVPATNMLNEVLTAIPHILTAALWLGIAFILARFIKTIIEGILPPTGFDNAIRSTGILPAASSPSRIVANIAFIAVMLGAAIEAAQQLGGGTVAIFLAQITELGGKVIFGTLIIVSGIFLARIIAGLVGSSTGEGSYAEEIVKYAIIALFTAIGLTFMGLADQIVILAFGLILGSAAVAVALAFGLGGRDAAARMLERYVDENSPPRTRAPRPPRIERSSAADEEDERQPPLV
- the xth gene encoding exodeoxyribonuclease III; the protein is MASKKTLRIATYNINGIGSRLGILLRWLEEFQPDVVGLQELKTIDDKFPSDELEAAGYSAIWHGQKSWNGVALLSRVGELHETRRCLPGDPDMDQSRYIEAAVCGILIGNMYAPNGNPWPGPKFDYKLAWLDRLFDHAKELIDNDVPAILMGDYNVIPTDFDVYKPERWAKDALFSPEAREKYAKLVAQGWTDALRELHPGEPMYTFWHYWRRSFERDAGIRIDHALVSPALAPKLKAAGVDRTPRGWEKTSDHAPMWVEVEV